gtttgggcattacaggaATAACCTTGAAAATGAATTTGTTTATCCTTGCGCTTAACAGGACGCATCGCTGGTATGCAGTAGCAGTACAAGTTCTCAGCATAGTTTTTCCTCATTTGTTTTTCCTCAAGACACAAGATAGAGTAGTTCTTTCTTCCCGCCGTTGGCGGTACAAAATGTGAATACGCTGCGGACAAAGGATACTAAGCATCAGTGTATCGGAGATTTAATAAAAAATCAGAGTAACGTGCCTCTCCGCGCGCGCGTGACCAAAACGCATTctgcaggcgaagtcccaatttgacttaCCGAGGATGCGAGAGctatctggatatcattttcgcaagtacccgagcACGGGGCTGTAGGTgtggtagaaacgctggaaaaggggtctgtgtttgagtttcctcgtaacagaattgtgttttcccgtacattcaaattaaaatccgacgccgaatggtaaacaatcTGACGCCCAATCCGACGCCGtattaccatttttctgacggatttcactgtgagaaattgaattttaaTTCACCACAACCTTGCACCACggagagggcctgcgcggtcggggtagtTGGGACGATTTTCTCCGAcgcggacgccgacatcgcacggcgacgccggattttctgcgagacgggACCCTTAaccctatcgcgttaaaacttcATTGTTCTATTTTTACTACCGAAATGACCATTCAACGGAAGAAACAGAAATATGTGTATTTGaagaaaacttggaggacgcttaagcttcgcgtttaagtgtagaacgcgatagcgttattgggatccgttcgcatcgcatcgttcgcatacggcatgTAGGCTTCACTAACTCcaacaccgaacgtgggaaagccagcttacaaagaccaagcttgcacCGATCGCCTTCaattttaaactgaaatgcattgcaggaaagacatttttccaggggcaatataagtggtcttaagttaaaatgtgaaggccctagcaccttctttattattttattaattgtttgctattgctccgacgcgcgcaggcctggtagaaatgtttcagtttcctagtaacagaattaggttttctcgtacattcaaattacaatgcgaaGCCGATTGGTAATAAATCCGACGGGTAATCCGACGCCGAATagttttctgacggatttcactgtaggaaattcaatttttgttcaccaatacattgcaccacgtggaaggcctgcgcggtcgctgtggttggatgattttctccgccacccgcgatcacacaccggttgccgacggcggattttctgcgacatggggtcctaaacgctatcgcgttaatataacTTCTTTCAGTTTATCGTCACAGAcaggcttttttattttttacagaaATTGTCCCCATCCGGTGAAGTGAAAAACTTGTCGTATTTACTGTGAGCGAAATTAAATTTATTTGCGTCTTTACTCTCCTGAATTGACATTGGTGTGCAGTTTCGCAGCCACCCAAGTATAGGCCGATAGATATCAAATTCGCGGGCCAATAAGCCTTAGTTTCTGAATAAGATACATCTGCAATCGAGGCCAGTCATGCTGCTCTTAGCATGGCTAGAGAAATTCGGGGAGCTTATCATCGGATGTGTCTCGTAGTGCCGGGCGTCTTGACGCCATATGTCTTAATGTCCGCTGTTACATCACATCATTCCTATAGTCGCGTGCTTATCTGTAGTTGTGCGATCTGTTTCAACCGCCATCACAGCATTTCACTCTTGCGTTGCTCATTAAAGCATGACATTAATAGAATAAACCATCTAACGATTTCTTCCTGTAAGATTAAAGAAAAACCAATAGACAGAATAGTTTTGTGAAGTCCGAGAAATAAAAGCTAGAAGAAAATCGAAGAAAGAACAAAGGAGATGTTATAAAAATTGCCATacgttttctccttttttttttctgccaaacATTTCTAACAGTGTAGGCCCTGAGCACAAAACAAAGATTTACCTCGATGAAGTTagatataatacacatatacacatcaagaattatgccttaacggcaagtctttatcgcaatacaAAAAAAGAGAACGAAAAGTGTTTAGATACTCGCAATGCACGTTGTACGTAAAGAGAAATCGGTTCATGCATGGACAGGGCTGACGGTGGTGGACTTTTCCAGCGAACAAGACCTGCAACGAGACCCTCGAGCAGCAGGTGCACGAAGCCGGCTGCCGGCTGGTTGGCCGGCTGCCAGACCGGTGGCTGCTTCGTTTCGACTCGGTCGGGGGCAGTAACGAGTCTGTGCCGGTTCTGGCACTCGTGTTCGGCCTGGCTGACCCCACAACCCACATCGAAAGCAGCAAGTGCTCGTCCGAGATGACCGCCGCACTGGCGATGCAGGGCATGGCCAAGGTGGCGCTGCCCGAGTCCACGGCGCGCGTCTTCTTCGCAGCCAAGGCCAAGGTCACCGCAGAAGTGAGCAAAGCTATTAAAAGCGCCCGTTTTGTGCAAGCTCATGTTACACTTGCTTTGCGTTGCAATGCGCACGAGGAAAGTGAATGGCGACACACAACTGTTGCAGAGCTTCTGACTTATCAACTGTGCGTTGCAACATAACTTAGCAGGACGAAAGCTAGCTGAGCACGGTGACAACGCAACCGCCGTACGTTGCTACGTCTGTTATCTAAGCGAACCGCATTCCTCGACACTCCCGCGTTTGCGTTAGCGTAGTGCAAAGAACAAATGACCAGGTGTGGTTTCGGGCCGCACTTGTGGCATTTCCGTAATAATAGCGTTCACACAGCGGGCGTTTACTCGCTTACGGAAATTTAATATGGCAGATGGTGCTAGCCGCATGGCGCTGCGGCTTTTTCATATTCGTACAAGCTATGCCAAAGCTAGCCGAATGGGCTACGATTATAATGAATTGCTCTTTTGAAATGGAACAGACAGGCACCTTTTTCATGACTCACTTGAACGTGAGAAGAGCGGCGTTGCTAGGTCAACGCAGCATTGTAACacataaaaatgaattgaattccatggttttacgtgccaaagcgaCAATACGGTtttgaggtacgccgtagtgacATAGCCTACTGTATTGGAAACTCGGCGCTCAGCGACATAGCCTCCTGTATCGTCTGAGCCTGCCAAATCATCGGCGAACCAATGGGAAGCAGTCGTCTTTGGAAGTGTGGAGCCCGCGCCACATATGTAGGGATACGCAATTTTTACATTATGCATTGAAGCTGCtggcctctagttggtcgggatttttcgtggcgtgaTCACCCAAAACAACGGCTGCTGCAAAAGCAGTTTGTCCTTGAGTTTTCCCGTAAtggaattatgtttttttttcgtatattcaaattagaatccgatGCAATCATGtgtgtaggttgtgtgtaagttgtACTTAACGAATTTTCaaacacattttactttgagaaatttaattactTCAATGACGCACTTGCGCTAAGCGGAGAGCCTACAACAATGAGGGTGCATGCTGGCCACCCAGACAGACATCGAATGACAGCTAGAAAAATGGTTTGCTTTAAGTTTCCGCATTACATATGTACGTTTTCTTGGAATAAGAATACGAAGCTATCATCTCTGCAGCTTGCGTGTAAGTCATAGTTCACGCATTTTCTGACCCAGTTTACTTTTAAACATCAATTTAATTCAATGAGGCGCTTGCGCTTGGCGGATGGCCTCGAGGAATTAAGACGCATGCTGCACTTCCACAcacgtgcgtgtgcgcgcgaCGTAAGTCGCTTGttgtggtggtgcttgtgtaacgtcatCTGACGTCAGTTGAAGTGCTGGCACTTGTCTTAATGTCCGCTCCAGCTTTGCTATGCAGCCGAGCGCAGAATTTTAGacaccacgggagcggcgactaaagtccctatataagaaaagtaccgccatcctttgatcaacgccgctttgCTCTCTCcggtatctccgattggacgatgatagcgtgcgctttgacttctttatattttttttccgcctcggagccatgttgaaagtcctgtgcgcagccgcagttgccggcggcggcggcggcgcgcgcccggcctgaaagtttcaacgcggactttctagggccgccaccgtcgacttgctttggcaagcaaaaaaatagaagaaaaaaaggcacGAGCTTTAGGATAGGAGACGAtagaggaaagagtagatggtggtacttttcttatatatggACTTTAGACTAAAGTCCCTACATAACTTTAGacaaaactaaagtccctatataagaaatgtaccgccatctactctttcctccgtcgtctctcctaaagcgcgtgcttttctctttattttttgcttgcgatggcaagtcgacggtggcggccctagagagtccacgttgaaactttcaggccgggcgcgcaccgccgccgccgccgccgccggcgactgacGCTGCGCAgtgtgactttcaacatggctccgaggcggaaaaaaaaagaaaatggaacgaagagaaagcgcgcgctatcatcgtccaatcgcatatacaggagagagagaagcgacgctgatcaaaggatggcagtacttttcttatatggggattttagtttagtcgccgctcccatggtctctaaaattttgcactcgacggTACATCCACGTTCACCGGGTAGAATGGAGGCGTATTTTTAAACACGAAACGTTTTATGCCCTGTTTCACGACtcatttccggcaacggatgggAATGTGATATCGGCT
This region of Dermacentor silvarum isolate Dsil-2018 chromosome 5, BIME_Dsil_1.4, whole genome shotgun sequence genomic DNA includes:
- the LOC119453743 gene encoding uncharacterized protein LOC119453743, with amino-acid sequence MGLFTGAVYFFAVAMVASSRPANKTCNETLEQQVHEAGCRLVGRLPDRWLLRFDSVGGSNESVPVLALVFGLADPTTHIESSKCSSEMTAALAMQGMAKVALPESTARVFFAAKAKVTAELSWPGPLVDELSVGAWELMDSSHDEVETTKDAEFLLRVTREAAVTAIRRQLPRLLLKVLKPRSPTIMQ